In Xanthomonas sacchari, a genomic segment contains:
- a CDS encoding bifunctional alpha/beta hydrolase/class I SAM-dependent methyltransferase has translation MRQVNESEFASFDGTRLFYRHWPATAPAAPPRAVLLLHRGHEHSGRVMHLAEELGLDECALFAWDARGNGRSPGARGDAPGFPALVRDLDRFVAHIGEVHGIAVQDIVVVAQSVGAVIASTWVHDYAPPLRALVLASPAFKVKLYVPFARPGLALLQKLRGNFFVNSYVKPQWLTHDPARVDSYRTDPLITRPISVRVLLGLYAAADRVVGDAQAITVPVQLLVSGSDVVVHRGPQDRFYERLSSPVKERHLLPGFFHDTLGERDRAPALAQIRRFVRARFAEAPALPSLRQAHRRGPTFEEAERLAWPPERYSLQDLRWRGVRAGLRLGGRLSEGIALGLQTGFDSGSTLDYIYRDQAAGRGPLGRMIDRTYLDAIGWRGIRVRRRHLHELLGLAMQRLRGAGLPVRALDIAAGHGRYVLEALAGGTQRADAILLRDFSPLNVQQGQALIAALGASDIARFEHGDAFDRDALAALQPRPTLAVVSGLYELFPDNDLVLRSLQGVAAAVEPGGYLAYTGQPWHPQLEFIARALTSHRGGAAWVMRRRTQQEMDELVRAAGFRKLEQRIDAWGIFTVSLAQRIAP, from the coding sequence ATGCGGCAGGTCAACGAAAGCGAATTCGCCAGTTTCGACGGCACACGGCTGTTCTATCGGCATTGGCCGGCCACCGCGCCGGCCGCGCCGCCGCGAGCGGTGCTGCTGCTGCATCGCGGCCACGAGCATTCCGGGCGGGTGATGCACCTGGCCGAGGAGCTGGGCCTGGACGAGTGCGCGCTGTTCGCCTGGGATGCGCGCGGCAACGGCCGCTCGCCCGGCGCGCGCGGCGACGCCCCCGGCTTCCCGGCGCTGGTGCGCGACCTGGACCGCTTCGTCGCGCACATCGGCGAGGTCCACGGCATCGCCGTGCAGGACATCGTGGTGGTGGCGCAGAGCGTGGGCGCGGTGATCGCCAGCACTTGGGTGCACGACTACGCGCCGCCGCTGCGCGCGCTGGTGCTGGCCTCGCCGGCGTTCAAGGTCAAGCTGTACGTGCCGTTCGCGCGGCCCGGGCTGGCCTTGCTGCAGAAGCTGCGCGGCAACTTTTTCGTCAACAGCTACGTCAAGCCGCAGTGGCTGACCCACGACCCGGCGCGGGTCGACAGCTATCGCACCGATCCGCTGATCACCCGGCCGATCTCGGTGCGGGTGTTGCTGGGGCTGTACGCGGCGGCCGACCGCGTGGTCGGCGATGCGCAGGCGATCACCGTGCCGGTGCAACTGCTGGTGTCCGGCAGCGATGTCGTGGTGCACCGCGGGCCGCAGGACCGCTTCTACGAGCGCCTGTCCTCGCCGGTGAAGGAGCGCCACCTGCTGCCCGGTTTCTTCCACGACACCCTGGGCGAGCGCGACCGCGCGCCGGCGCTGGCGCAGATCCGCCGCTTCGTGCGCGCGCGCTTCGCCGAAGCGCCGGCGCTGCCCAGCCTGCGTCAGGCGCACCGGCGCGGGCCGACCTTCGAGGAAGCCGAGCGCCTGGCCTGGCCGCCGGAGCGCTACAGCCTGCAGGACCTGCGCTGGCGCGGCGTGCGCGCCGGCCTGCGCCTGGGCGGGCGGCTGTCCGAGGGTATCGCCCTGGGCCTGCAGACCGGCTTCGATTCCGGCAGCACGCTGGACTACATCTACCGCGACCAGGCCGCCGGGCGCGGCCCATTGGGGCGGATGATCGACCGCACCTACCTGGATGCGATCGGCTGGCGCGGCATCCGCGTGCGCCGCCGGCATCTGCACGAACTGCTGGGCCTGGCGATGCAGCGGCTGCGTGGCGCCGGCCTGCCGGTGCGCGCGCTGGACATCGCCGCCGGCCACGGCCGCTACGTGCTGGAGGCGCTGGCCGGCGGCACGCAGCGCGCCGATGCGATCCTGCTGCGCGATTTCAGTCCGTTGAATGTGCAGCAGGGTCAGGCGTTGATCGCTGCGCTCGGCGCCTCCGACATCGCCCGCTTCGAGCACGGCGATGCGTTCGACCGCGACGCGCTGGCCGCGCTGCAGCCGCGGCCGACGCTGGCGGTGGTGTCGGGCCTGTACGAACTGTTCCCGGACAACGACCTGGTGCTGCGCTCGCTGCAGGGCGTGGCCGCGGCAGTGGAACCGGGCGGCTACCTGGCCTACACCGGCCAGCCCTGGCATCCGCAGCTGGAGTTCATCGCCCGCGCACTGACCAGCCACCGCGGCGGCGCGGCCTGGGTGATGCGCCGTCGCACCCAGCAGGAGATGGACGAACTGGTGCGCGCGGCCGGCTTCCGCAAGCTGGAGCAGCGCATCGACGCGTGGGGCATCTTCACCGTGTCGCTGGCGCAGCGGATCGCGCCATGA
- a CDS encoding CDP-alcohol phosphatidyltransferase family protein yields MSIYALKGRFQDLLRPGVRALHQLGVTANQVTVVAALVSLLVAAAVYAQGAAQPLWYALLPLWMLLRMALNAVDGMLAREFGQQSRLGAYLNELCDVVADAALYLSLLGVAGASAGALWLMALTAALTEYAGVLGLMVGASRRYDGPMGKSDRAFVVGLLGLLLAGGWIGAATVNGVAIAVALLCVATVLRRVAAGLREVAARR; encoded by the coding sequence GTGTCGATCTATGCCCTCAAAGGACGTTTCCAGGACTTGCTGCGGCCCGGCGTGCGCGCCCTGCACCAGCTCGGCGTCACCGCCAACCAGGTGACGGTGGTGGCGGCGTTGGTGTCGTTGCTGGTCGCCGCGGCGGTGTACGCGCAAGGCGCGGCGCAGCCGCTGTGGTACGCGCTGCTGCCGCTGTGGATGCTGCTGCGGATGGCCTTGAACGCGGTCGACGGGATGCTGGCGCGCGAGTTCGGCCAGCAATCGCGGCTGGGCGCCTACCTCAACGAACTGTGCGACGTGGTCGCCGATGCGGCGCTGTACCTGAGCCTGCTCGGCGTGGCCGGCGCCAGCGCCGGCGCGCTGTGGCTGATGGCGCTGACCGCGGCGCTGACCGAATATGCCGGCGTGCTGGGGCTGATGGTCGGCGCCAGCCGCCGCTACGATGGGCCGATGGGCAAGAGCGACCGCGCCTTCGTCGTCGGCCTGCTGGGGCTGCTGCTGGCCGGCGGCTGGATCGGGGCGGCGACGGTGAATGGAGTCGCCATCGCCGTGGCGCTATTGTGCGTGGCGACCGTGCTGCGGCGGGTCGCGGCCGGACTACGCGAGGTGGCCGCGCGCAGGTGA
- the purH gene encoding bifunctional phosphoribosylaminoimidazolecarboxamide formyltransferase/IMP cyclohydrolase has protein sequence MSSDFLPVRRALLSVSDKTGLIDLARALAARNVELLSTGGTAKALREAGLAVKDVSELTGFPEMMDGRVKTLHPLVHGGLLGRAGTDDAVMAEHGIAAIDLLVLNLYPFEAVTAKADCTLADAVENIDIGGPAMLRSAAKNFARVAVATDPAQYADLLAELEANDGRLSAGKRFALAVAAFNRVAQYDAAISNYLSAVTASDAAVPVRSAFPAQMNSSFVKVMELRYGENPHQQAAFYRDLFPTPGTLATFTQLQGKELSYNNIADSDAAWECVRQFDAPACVIVKHANPCGVAVGAGCGDAYELAYATDPTSAFGGIIAFNRTLDAATAKVILDRQFVEVLIAPDYDAAALEYAKKKANVRVLRIPAGDGVYGIDSKRVGSGILLQTSDAHVVARDALKVVTRLAPTEAQFADLLFAWKVAKYVKSNAIVYAKDHRTIGVGAGQMSRVYSARIAGIKATDAGLSVEGSVMASDAFFPFRDGIDAAAAAGIKAVIQPGGSMRDAEVIAAADEHGIAMVFTGVRHFRH, from the coding sequence ATGTCCTCCGATTTCCTGCCCGTGCGTCGGGCGCTGCTGTCCGTTTCCGACAAGACCGGCCTGATCGACCTGGCCCGCGCGCTGGCGGCGCGCAACGTCGAGCTGCTGTCCACCGGCGGCACCGCCAAGGCCCTGCGCGAGGCCGGGCTGGCGGTGAAGGACGTGTCCGAACTGACCGGCTTCCCGGAAATGATGGACGGCCGGGTCAAGACCCTGCACCCGCTGGTGCACGGCGGCCTGCTCGGGCGCGCCGGCACCGACGATGCGGTGATGGCCGAACACGGCATCGCCGCGATCGACCTGCTGGTGTTGAACCTGTATCCGTTCGAGGCGGTCACCGCGAAGGCCGACTGCACGCTCGCCGACGCGGTGGAGAACATCGACATCGGCGGCCCGGCGATGCTGCGTTCGGCAGCCAAGAACTTCGCCCGCGTGGCCGTGGCCACCGACCCGGCCCAGTACGCCGATCTGCTGGCCGAGCTGGAGGCCAACGACGGCCGGCTGTCGGCGGGCAAGCGCTTCGCCCTGGCCGTGGCCGCGTTCAACCGCGTCGCCCAGTACGACGCGGCGATCAGCAACTACCTGTCCGCGGTCACCGCCAGCGACGCCGCGGTGCCGGTGCGCAGTGCGTTCCCGGCGCAGATGAACTCCAGCTTCGTCAAGGTGATGGAACTGCGCTACGGCGAGAACCCGCACCAGCAGGCCGCGTTCTACCGCGACCTCTTCCCCACCCCCGGCACCCTGGCCACCTTCACCCAGTTGCAGGGCAAGGAGCTGTCCTACAACAACATCGCCGACAGCGACGCGGCCTGGGAATGCGTGCGCCAGTTCGACGCGCCGGCCTGCGTCATCGTCAAGCACGCCAACCCGTGCGGCGTGGCGGTCGGCGCCGGCTGCGGCGACGCCTACGAACTGGCCTACGCCACCGACCCGACCAGCGCCTTCGGCGGCATCATCGCCTTCAACCGCACGCTGGACGCGGCCACCGCCAAGGTCATCCTGGACCGCCAGTTCGTCGAGGTGCTGATCGCCCCCGACTACGACGCCGCCGCGCTCGAGTACGCCAAGAAGAAGGCCAACGTGCGCGTGCTGCGCATCCCCGCCGGCGACGGCGTCTACGGGATCGACAGCAAGCGGGTCGGCTCGGGCATCCTGCTGCAGACCAGCGACGCCCACGTGGTGGCGCGCGATGCGCTGAAGGTGGTGACCCGGCTGGCGCCGACCGAGGCGCAGTTCGCCGACCTGCTGTTCGCGTGGAAGGTGGCCAAGTACGTCAAGTCCAACGCCATCGTCTACGCCAAGGACCATCGCACCATCGGCGTGGGCGCCGGGCAGATGAGCCGGGTGTACTCGGCGCGCATCGCCGGCATCAAGGCCACCGACGCCGGCCTGAGCGTGGAAGGCTCGGTGATGGCCTCCGATGCGTTCTTCCCGTTCCGCGACGGCATCGACGCCGCCGCCGCGGCCGGCATCAAGGCGGTGATCCAGCCCGGCGGTTCGATGCGCGACGCCGAGGTCATCGCCGCGGCCGACGAGCACGGCATCGCCATGGTGTTCACCGGCGTGCGCCACTTCCGGCACTAG
- a CDS encoding AAA family ATPase, with the protein MSKASNITRNVARIEYLKIQNFRAIRELELREITPLTVLLGPNGSGKSTVFDVFAFLAECFELGLRRAWDKRGRARELKTRGGEGPIIIEIKYREPGYPLITYHLAVDERNNAPVVIEEWLQWRRNERGRPFRFLDYKEGVGRATSGERPDDQDKRIDTPLKAADLLAVNALGQFAEHPRVAALRDFITGWYVSYLSADSTRGQPEAGPQDRLSRTGDNLANVIQYMAEQHPARLEEMFETLRKRIPRVERVLAETMPDGRLLLQIKDAPFSHPVLARFASDGTLKMLAYLVLLYDAAPPPFIGIEEPENFLHPRLLPELAEECRKASTRTQLLVTSHSPFFINSLHPEEVRVLWRDDNGYTQARRAADLPGIREFIKHGALLGHLWMEGQLGVGDPLINQGSPTRPLPEKT; encoded by the coding sequence ATGAGCAAGGCTTCCAATATCACGCGGAACGTAGCGCGTATCGAATATCTGAAGATCCAGAACTTTCGGGCGATACGGGAGCTTGAACTGCGGGAGATCACACCGCTCACCGTACTGCTGGGCCCCAATGGCAGCGGAAAATCGACGGTGTTTGACGTGTTCGCGTTTCTGGCCGAATGCTTTGAACTCGGCCTCAGACGGGCTTGGGACAAGCGAGGCCGTGCACGCGAGCTCAAGACCAGGGGAGGTGAAGGCCCGATCATCATCGAGATCAAGTATCGGGAGCCAGGCTATCCGTTGATCACCTACCACCTGGCGGTGGATGAACGCAACAACGCTCCCGTAGTGATCGAAGAATGGCTGCAGTGGCGGCGCAATGAGCGTGGCCGTCCTTTCAGGTTTCTTGACTACAAGGAGGGGGTTGGTAGAGCGACCAGCGGAGAGCGCCCTGACGACCAAGACAAGCGCATCGACACGCCACTGAAAGCCGCGGATCTGCTCGCAGTCAATGCGCTCGGACAATTTGCAGAGCATCCCCGGGTCGCTGCGCTGCGCGACTTCATTACTGGCTGGTACGTTTCCTATCTTTCCGCTGACAGCACTCGAGGTCAACCCGAAGCAGGCCCCCAGGATCGTCTAAGCAGAACGGGTGACAATCTCGCCAATGTCATCCAGTACATGGCCGAACAGCATCCGGCACGTCTCGAGGAGATGTTCGAGACCCTTCGAAAGCGCATCCCTCGGGTTGAGCGGGTTCTAGCCGAAACCATGCCGGACGGGCGATTGTTACTTCAGATCAAGGATGCACCATTCAGCCATCCGGTATTGGCACGGTTCGCCTCTGACGGAACGCTCAAGATGCTTGCGTACCTAGTTCTTCTCTACGATGCCGCTCCCCCACCCTTCATCGGCATCGAAGAGCCGGAAAATTTTTTGCATCCCCGGCTGCTGCCAGAACTGGCGGAAGAATGCAGAAAGGCAAGTACGCGCACCCAATTACTTGTGACCAGCCACTCCCCGTTCTTCATCAACTCACTGCACCCAGAAGAGGTGCGCGTCTTATGGCGCGATGACAATGGGTATACGCAGGCACGTCGTGCCGCCGACCTACCTGGAATTCGTGAGTTCATCAAACACGGCGCGCTTTTGGGCCATCTCTGGATGGAGGGGCAGCTCGGCGTGGGCGACCCATTGATCAATCAGGGTTCTCCGACCAGGCCATTGCCGGAAAAGACCTAA
- a CDS encoding DUF4276 family protein → MNAAHYELLVEEPSMENFLHACLPRLLANRATYAVHPFQGKDDLMKKLEGRLRGYAAFMPEDWRIVVLVDRDDDDCRQLKTSLERICSKAGLKSKTASKQQWQVATRIAIEELEAWYFGDWQAVKAAFPRVAPTVDKQQTYRSPDAVRGGTWEAFERVMQRYGYFNEGLPKLSAARSIGAHIDPTRSVSPSFKAFCQAISCATH, encoded by the coding sequence ATGAATGCAGCTCACTATGAGCTCCTTGTCGAGGAGCCATCCATGGAGAACTTCCTTCACGCATGCCTTCCTCGTCTGCTTGCTAACAGAGCGACCTATGCCGTCCACCCTTTTCAAGGCAAGGATGACCTCATGAAAAAGCTGGAAGGACGCCTTCGCGGGTATGCCGCTTTCATGCCAGAGGATTGGAGGATCGTCGTCCTCGTAGACAGGGATGATGATGATTGCCGCCAGCTCAAGACAAGCCTCGAGCGGATCTGCTCGAAAGCTGGACTAAAGTCAAAAACCGCCAGTAAGCAGCAGTGGCAAGTGGCCACAAGGATTGCCATCGAGGAACTTGAAGCCTGGTACTTCGGAGACTGGCAGGCAGTCAAAGCCGCGTTCCCACGTGTAGCGCCAACGGTGGACAAGCAGCAGACCTACAGGAGCCCGGATGCTGTGCGTGGCGGAACGTGGGAAGCTTTTGAGCGGGTCATGCAGCGCTACGGCTACTTCAACGAAGGCCTTCCAAAGCTGAGTGCAGCTCGTTCGATCGGTGCTCACATCGATCCGACCCGAAGTGTCTCGCCCAGCTTCAAGGCCTTTTGCCAAGCAATCTCCTGCGCCACCCACTGA
- the purD gene encoding phosphoribosylamine--glycine ligase translates to MKILVIGSGGREHALAWKLAQSPRVDEVLVAPGNAGTAGEAKCRNVLVKVNDLDGLLALAQDEGVALTVVGPEVPLVLGVVDRFRAAGLRIFGPSAAAAQLEGSKAYAKDFLQRHGIPTAFYAVHTEVEAALAYVRDKGAPIVVKADGLAAGKGVIVAMSLDEAEAAVRDMLSGNAFGDAGARVVIEEFLDGEEASFISMVDGHSALPMATSQDHKRVGDGDTGPNTGGMGAYSPAPVVTPEVHARVMREVVEPTVRGMRADGVPFTGFLYAGLMIDASGAPKVIEFNVRFGDPETQPVMLRLQSDLLDLLEAALDERLHATQAHWDPRPSLGVVLAAAPYPETPVTGEPITGLDAVPANAKVFHAGTTLDAQGRVLSAGGRVLCVAALGDSVAAAQRHAYAGVERIHWASEFHRHDIGWRAIAREQGA, encoded by the coding sequence ATGAAAATCCTCGTCATCGGCTCCGGCGGCCGCGAACACGCCCTGGCCTGGAAGCTGGCCCAGTCCCCGCGTGTCGACGAAGTGCTGGTGGCGCCCGGCAATGCCGGCACCGCCGGCGAGGCCAAGTGCCGCAACGTGCTGGTCAAGGTGAACGACCTCGACGGGCTGCTGGCGCTGGCCCAGGACGAAGGCGTGGCGCTGACCGTGGTCGGCCCGGAAGTGCCGCTGGTGCTGGGCGTGGTCGACCGCTTCCGCGCCGCCGGACTGCGCATCTTCGGCCCCAGCGCCGCCGCCGCGCAGTTGGAAGGCAGCAAGGCCTACGCCAAGGATTTCCTGCAGCGCCACGGCATTCCCACCGCGTTCTACGCCGTGCATACCGAGGTCGAGGCGGCGTTGGCCTATGTCCGCGACAAGGGCGCGCCGATCGTGGTCAAGGCCGACGGCCTGGCCGCCGGCAAGGGCGTGATCGTGGCGATGTCGCTGGACGAGGCCGAGGCCGCGGTGCGCGACATGCTCTCCGGCAACGCCTTCGGCGACGCCGGCGCGCGCGTGGTGATCGAGGAATTCCTCGACGGCGAGGAAGCCAGCTTCATCTCCATGGTCGACGGCCACAGCGCGCTGCCGATGGCCACCAGCCAGGACCACAAGCGCGTCGGCGACGGCGACACCGGCCCCAACACCGGCGGCATGGGCGCGTACTCGCCGGCGCCGGTGGTCACGCCCGAGGTGCACGCGCGGGTGATGCGCGAGGTGGTCGAGCCGACCGTTCGCGGCATGCGCGCCGACGGCGTGCCGTTCACCGGCTTCCTCTACGCCGGGCTGATGATCGACGCCAGCGGCGCGCCCAAGGTGATCGAGTTCAACGTGCGCTTCGGCGACCCGGAAACGCAGCCGGTGATGCTGCGCCTGCAGTCGGACCTGCTCGACCTGCTCGAGGCCGCGCTCGACGAGCGCCTGCACGCGACGCAGGCGCACTGGGATCCGCGTCCCTCGCTGGGCGTGGTGCTGGCCGCCGCGCCGTATCCGGAGACCCCGGTGACCGGCGAGCCGATCACCGGCCTGGACGCGGTGCCGGCCAACGCCAAGGTGTTCCATGCCGGCACCACGCTGGACGCGCAGGGCCGCGTGCTCAGCGCCGGCGGCCGCGTGCTGTGCGTGGCGGCGCTGGGCGACAGCGTGGCCGCGGCGCAGCGCCATGCGTACGCCGGCGTGGAGCGCATCCACTGGGCCAGCGAATTCCACCGCCACGACATCGGCTGGCGCGCGATCGCGCGCGAGCAGGGGGCATAG
- a CDS encoding uracil-DNA glycosylase family protein, whose translation MALSPALRTRFRALAAQTDGIDTAVYAAYGKDPLDPIIGLGRRDARICIFGRDPGRSEVEHGEPFVGSGGQLVRKALYRHLHGGTEMPDFAAGLEAGRVAFWLNTVPYKPLGNKAWSMPVKRRFHPLMRRLLLEQWRGQAILTLGREAFLWFGIEQPREVRAALDAFWAREDRFQAQTEVELRSEDGRRTRRVTLSPLPHPSPLNQTWYTRFPALLDARLQHLEV comes from the coding sequence ATGGCTCTCTCCCCTGCCCTCCGCACCCGCTTCCGCGCGCTCGCCGCGCAGACCGACGGCATCGACACCGCGGTCTACGCCGCCTACGGCAAGGATCCGCTCGATCCCATCATCGGCCTCGGCCGCCGCGATGCGCGCATCTGCATCTTCGGCCGCGACCCGGGCCGCAGCGAGGTGGAACACGGCGAACCCTTCGTCGGCAGCGGCGGCCAGCTGGTGCGCAAGGCGCTGTACCGGCACCTGCACGGCGGGACGGAGATGCCCGATTTCGCCGCCGGGCTCGAGGCCGGCCGCGTCGCCTTCTGGCTCAACACCGTGCCGTACAAGCCGCTAGGCAACAAGGCCTGGTCGATGCCGGTGAAGCGGCGCTTCCATCCGCTGATGCGGCGCCTGCTGCTCGAACAGTGGCGCGGCCAGGCCATCCTCACCCTCGGCCGCGAGGCCTTCCTGTGGTTCGGCATCGAGCAGCCGCGCGAGGTGCGCGCGGCGCTGGACGCGTTCTGGGCACGCGAGGACCGCTTCCAGGCGCAGACCGAGGTCGAGCTGCGCAGCGAGGACGGCCGCCGTACTCGCCGCGTGACGCTGTCTCCGCTGCCGCATCCCTCGCCGCTCAACCAGACCTGGTACACGCGCTTCCCGGCGCTGCTGGACGCTCGCCTGCAACACCTGGAAGTCTGA
- the yccS gene encoding YccS family putative transporter: protein MPTPSIETRLSRLWAHEKASYGLRVFIALAVAMGVCWHQQQLEAVPAIFLGTIASAIAETDDNWLGRIKSVLLSLLCFAAAAAAVVLLFPYPWPFAAGLALSTFALTLLGALGERYASIAQATVALAIYAMIGLDHGNQAGHVGGSAWHGVALLLLGASWYGVLSVLWTILFANRPVRERLSRLYLELGRYLRLKAALFEPVRQSDLHARRLALAEQNARVVAALNAAKTAIISRFGRSGRPGVQSGLYFRLYYMAQDFHERASSSHYPYEALTDAFFHSDVLYRCQRLLALQGKACAALGEAIRLRQPFDYGEQTQQATTDLRESLDFLHARADPRQARLLGSLELLVTNLHSIERRLAEAAQSDATSDTLDTRLRDSSPHTLREMLRRLGQQLTPGSVLFRHGLRMAIALVVGYAIMRSIHASNGYWILLTTAFVCRPNYGATRLRLAQRIAGTLIGLGAAWALMQLFPSTELQLLFALLGTLVFFVTRTDRYMLATAAITVMALFCFNLIGNGFMLIWPRLLDTLIGCAIAAAASFLILPDWQGRRLNQVLAMVLSSSARYLAQVLEQYRSGMRDDLPYRIARRDMHNADAALSVALSNMLREPGRYRRNLDAGFRFLALSNTLLGYLSALGAHRAALAGETDPDIARAGEYLTQALGALADALSERRPLPAADEPAEIALAEALEREDGIDEAKRRLVRNQLALTLRLLPKLRAAAQAVSAAPAPPASAHAAPAAR, encoded by the coding sequence GTGCCGACCCCCTCGATCGAAACCCGCCTCAGCCGCCTTTGGGCCCACGAAAAGGCCAGCTACGGCCTGCGCGTGTTCATCGCCCTGGCGGTGGCGATGGGCGTGTGCTGGCACCAGCAGCAATTGGAGGCGGTGCCGGCGATCTTCCTGGGCACCATCGCCAGCGCCATCGCCGAGACCGACGACAACTGGCTGGGCCGGATCAAGTCGGTGCTGCTGTCGCTGCTGTGCTTCGCCGCCGCCGCGGCCGCGGTGGTGCTGCTGTTCCCGTACCCGTGGCCGTTCGCGGCCGGCCTGGCGCTGTCCACCTTCGCCCTGACCCTGCTCGGTGCGCTCGGCGAACGCTACGCCTCGATCGCCCAGGCCACCGTGGCGCTGGCGATCTACGCGATGATCGGCCTGGACCACGGCAACCAGGCCGGCCATGTCGGCGGCAGCGCCTGGCACGGCGTGGCCTTGTTGCTGCTCGGCGCCAGCTGGTACGGCGTGCTGTCGGTGCTGTGGACGATACTGTTCGCCAACCGGCCGGTGCGCGAGCGGCTGTCGCGGCTGTACCTGGAGCTGGGCCGCTACCTGCGGCTGAAGGCGGCGCTGTTCGAGCCGGTGCGGCAGAGCGACCTGCACGCGCGGCGGCTGGCGCTGGCCGAGCAGAACGCGCGGGTGGTGGCGGCGCTGAACGCGGCCAAGACCGCGATCATCAGCCGCTTCGGCCGCTCCGGCCGGCCCGGCGTGCAGTCGGGCCTGTACTTCCGCCTGTACTACATGGCGCAGGACTTCCACGAGCGCGCCAGTTCCTCGCACTACCCGTACGAGGCGCTGACCGACGCGTTCTTCCACAGCGACGTGCTGTACCGCTGCCAGCGCCTGCTGGCCCTGCAGGGCAAGGCCTGCGCGGCGCTGGGCGAGGCGATCCGGCTGCGCCAGCCGTTCGACTACGGCGAGCAGACCCAGCAGGCCACCACCGACCTGCGCGAGTCGCTGGATTTCCTGCACGCGCGCGCCGATCCACGGCAGGCGCGGCTGCTCGGCTCGCTGGAATTGCTGGTGACCAACCTGCACAGCATCGAGCGGCGCCTGGCCGAGGCCGCGCAGTCGGACGCCACCAGCGACACCCTCGACACCCGCCTGCGCGACTCCTCGCCGCACACCCTGCGCGAGATGCTGCGGCGCCTCGGCCAGCAGCTCACGCCCGGCTCGGTGCTGTTCCGGCACGGCCTGCGCATGGCGATCGCGCTGGTGGTGGGCTACGCCATCATGCGGTCGATCCACGCCAGCAACGGCTACTGGATCCTGCTGACCACCGCCTTCGTGTGCCGGCCCAACTACGGCGCCACCCGCCTGCGCCTGGCCCAGCGCATCGCCGGCACCCTGATCGGCCTGGGCGCGGCGTGGGCGCTGATGCAACTGTTCCCCAGCACCGAGCTGCAACTGCTGTTCGCCCTGCTCGGCACCCTGGTGTTCTTCGTCACCCGGACCGACCGCTACATGCTCGCCACCGCGGCGATCACGGTGATGGCGCTGTTCTGCTTCAACCTGATCGGCAACGGCTTCATGCTGATCTGGCCGCGCCTGCTCGACACCCTGATCGGCTGCGCGATCGCCGCCGCCGCCTCGTTCCTGATCCTGCCGGACTGGCAGGGCCGGCGCCTCAACCAGGTGCTGGCGATGGTGCTGTCCAGCAGCGCGCGCTACCTGGCGCAGGTGCTGGAACAGTACCGCAGCGGCATGCGCGACGACCTGCCCTACCGCATCGCCCGCCGCGACATGCACAACGCCGACGCCGCGCTGTCGGTGGCGCTGTCGAACATGCTGCGCGAGCCCGGCCGCTATCGCCGCAACCTGGATGCCGGGTTCCGCTTCCTGGCCCTGTCCAACACCTTGCTCGGCTACCTGTCGGCGCTGGGCGCGCACCGCGCCGCGCTGGCCGGCGAGACCGATCCGGACATCGCCCGCGCCGGCGAGTATCTGACCCAGGCGCTGGGCGCGCTGGCCGACGCGCTCAGCGAACGGCGCCCGCTGCCGGCCGCCGACGAGCCGGCCGAGATCGCGCTGGCCGAGGCGCTGGAACGCGAGGACGGCATCGACGAGGCCAAGCGCCGGCTGGTGCGCAACCAGCTCGCGCTGACCCTGCGCCTGCTGCCCAAGCTGCGCGCCGCCGCGCAGGCGGTCAGCGCCGCGCCGGCGCCGCCGGCGTCGGCGCATGCTGCCCCGGCCGCACGCTGA